A portion of the Homalodisca vitripennis isolate AUS2020 chromosome 2, UT_GWSS_2.1, whole genome shotgun sequence genome contains these proteins:
- the LOC124356297 gene encoding uncharacterized protein LOC124356297, translating into MNTLPLELILDLCTHLTVPDIAHCCAVSRSWRSIFNNNNLWKRYCHKDLDEYLRTTPCVVEPKFVIPEVRSSRLDPICEWRLAYMRQNHLWNNWRTGNFKKQIVISNPSNDLNFHADIFMDYLALIYEERIELWDINVVPARKLSVSYHYIPSYVLKSFKCGGKNWDIIVLNYLSGTQVFRMNEATKIIEMKHIFYFEEDEKPLVYTDEHIKGMFSYQHMYPVPSIAILGSIYVGVIKGNSNNLHVWDLETGVKLREEPCLKRNPYSFIEISSSSTSEDIIVVTSQVCGGVIKRMPDTLPGESLDVLDYHFNVYSPRLLTFLPFSKTHLSSRGYGCAIHKNYVAINVGNELSILNYVTSQVVYSSTLFLTGLDVIDNGIVFVLGSIFHLYNPSVKPRVRMSENVVYFKTVCGNFLLFRKDEIGFPTELWEAGMIVRRTRTELPKSDTIRSNRSCTKLVIKDYIMPNERMLVNILYFW; encoded by the coding sequence ATGAACACCCTTCCTCTAGAGTTGATTTTGGACCTATGCACACACCTGACAGTCCCTGACATAGCCCACTGCTGCGCCGTCAGTCGCTCCTGGAGATCAATcttcaacaataataatttgtggAAGCGTTACTGCCACAAGGACCTAGATGAGTATTTGAGAACTACCCCTTGTGTCGTGGAACCGAAATTCGTCATTCCAGAGGTGAGGTCCAGCAGGTTGGATCCTATCTGCGAATGGCGGCTGGCCTACATGCGGCAGAATCATCTCTGGAACAACTGGCGCACCGGAAACTTCAAGAAACAGATCGTCATCAGTAACCCTAGCAACGATTTGAATTTCCACGCCGACATCTTTATGGATTATCTTGCTCTGATTTACGAGGAACGGATAGAGCTCTGGGACATCAACGTGGTCCCTGCTCGCAAATTGAGTGTTAGTTACCACTACATACCTTCGTACGTGTTGAAGTCATTCAAGTGTGGAGGCAAAAATTGGGACATCATAGTCCTCAACTACCTCTCAGGTACGCAAGTGTTCCGAATGAACGAGGCAACGAAGATCATCGAAatgaaacacatattttattttgaagaggaTGAAAAGCCTTTGGTATACACAGATGAACATATTAAAGGTATGTTTTCTTATCAACACATGTATCCGGTACCGTCCATTGCCATCTTGGGGTCGATATACGTGGGCGTAATAAAGGGGAACTCGAACAACTTACACGTGTGGGACTTGGAGACAGGTGTAAAACTGAGGGAGGAACCGTGTCTGAAGAGAAATCCATACTCTTTCATCGAAATCAGTAGCTCCTCAACTAGCGAAGACATTATTGTTGTAACGAGCCAAGTCTGCGGGGGCGTGATTAAACGAATGCCAGACACTCTGCCAGGAGAGAGCCTAGACGTACTCGATTACCATTTTAACGTCTATAGTCCAAGACTATTAACTTTCTTACCCTTTAGCAAAACACATCTTTCTTCTAGAGGTTACGGATGCGCGATCCATAAGAATTACGTGGCAATAAATGTTGGAAACGAGTTAAGTATTCTGAATTACGTGACGTCACAGGTCGTCTACTCCTCGACACTCTTCCTTACAGGCTTGGATGTCATTGACAACGGAATAGTTTTCGTCTTAGGATCAATATTCCATTTATACAACCCCTCTGTGAAGCCTAGAGTACGCATGTCAGAAAATGTGGTGTATTTCAAAACCGTGTGCGGGAACTTTTTGCTGTTCCGGAAAGATGAGATAGGTTTCCCTACCGAACTCTGGGAGGCGGGAATGATCGTAAGGAGAACTCGTACAGAGCTGCCAAAAAGTGATACTATTAGGTCCAACAGAAGTTGTACTAAACTTGTGATAAAAGATTATATCATGCCAAATGAAAGAATGCTAgtcaatattttatacttctggTAG